In Candidatus Methylomirabilis tolerans, the genomic stretch TTATTCAAGTTTCGGGCCGAGACATGCTGTGGGACTTTCTTTAGACTGAGGTGAGATATGGCGGCTATTCATATCGAGTCTAACCCTGCAATCATGATGGGCAAACCGATCGTCGCGGGAACGCGCATCACCGTTGAGCTGATTCTGGAGAAACTCGCGGCCGGTGAGACGGTCGAACAGGTACTTGCTGCCCATCCTCGCCTGACCCGCGAGGGGATTCTGGCGGCTCTGGATTTTGCGGCGCGAGCGCTTCGCGCGGACGTGGTCTATCCCATTCCTGACAAGGCCGCATGAACTTCCTCGCGGACGAGGGCGTCGATCGCCAGATCGTCGACCGTCTTCGAGCAAGTGGGCATGAAGTGTGCTATGCGGCCGAGTCTGCTCCGGCTAGCCCTGATGACCATCTCTTGCAATACGCCAATGAGCATCACGCGATAGTCTTGACGTCCGACAAGGATTTCGGCGAGCTCGTCTACCGAATGCGTCGCGTTCATGCGGGCGTGATTCTGTTGCGCTTGGCGGGTCTCTCCGCTGACGCAAAATGCGACCATGTTCTCGCGGTTCTTCGAGAGCGCGCTGCTGAGATTCCTGGCGCCTTCACAGTGATCACGCCTGGTGCGGTTCGTATACGAAGGGTGGCCTGAGAAGAAAACGCTTGCCCAACAGCGCGGTGAAGTGAATGAGGCCGCTAGTATGCAGTGCAGCGAGGTCGAACATAAACGGCCTCGCATCATGGTTGCAGTACAGTCTTGTTTGGCGAGCGGCGTTGCGGATTGCCGCCTTTTTTGTACGGTGCTTCGCACCGGCGATCACGCGACTCCAGCGGGTGGTCGCCTCCGCGAGTATAGTAGCGTACCCGCCTACCCATGATCAGCCCAAGCCGATGATCCTGCTTTCCGATACTTGTGCAGATTGGTGGTTGAAATCTACACTGCCAACTCCGCCGGTGCCACCCTCAATACGGCTAGAAGACGGCCGCGATGGGCCGCCAATTCGGCAGATAGGCTCACCGAAGTGGGCAATGTTCGTCGGCCCCTCAAGCAGCTCACTCATGT encodes the following:
- a CDS encoding DUF433 domain-containing protein, giving the protein MAAIHIESNPAIMMGKPIVAGTRITVELILEKLAAGETVEQVLAAHPRLTREGILAALDFAARALRADVVYPIPDKAA
- a CDS encoding DUF5615 family PIN-like protein, with protein sequence MNFLADEGVDRQIVDRLRASGHEVCYAAESAPASPDDHLLQYANEHHAIVLTSDKDFGELVYRMRRVHAGVILLRLAGLSADAKCDHVLAVLRERAAEIPGAFTVITPGAVRIRRVA